TATTTTATAATGAACAATCGATTTGTATAATTCCTTTAAAAAAATATGAACCTTAAAATAATTCATCTAGTTAATTTATAAACATTCCATCTTTAATATTGATAATTTTCTTTGAATATTTAGCCATATCAGGGTCGTGTGTTACTAGTACAATTGTTTTTCCCTCATTATTGAGATCACAAAAGATATTCATTAAATCCTTTGACGTGTTAAGATCAAGTTGTCCAGTTGGCTCATCAGCTAATATTATTTTTGGCTCATTTACTAATGCCCTTGCAACTGCCACTCTTTGCTGTTCACCACCAGAGAGCTCTGATGGCTTATTATTATAGTAATTAGATAAACCAAGTTTATCCATAAGTACTTTACCATGCAAATAGGGCTCTTTAACCTCTTTTTTTGAGTAGATAAGGGGAAGCAAAACATTCTCTAATGCGCTTAGATAATCTATTAAGTGAAATTGCTGAAAGACAAAACCAATATGAGAGTTTCTAATACCAGCTAAATCCTCCAATGGAAGATCCCTTACATTCTGTCCCATAAAAAAATATTCACCATCAGTCATTGTATCCATCAAGCCCAATATATATAATAGTGTACTCTTACCAGAGCCAGATACCCCCATTATAGATATAAAATCACCCTCATTGATATCTAAGCTCACTCCCTTTAAAGCTTCTACCTTCTTTTCACCTAAAAAGTAGGTTTTTTTGATGTTAGATATTGAAATTAACCTGTTTGTAGCCATCTATTTTATGCCTTAATCTTCGGGTAATTCAAATTTAATTGCAACCTTATCGCCTTCTTCTAAGCCTTTTACAATTTCTATCTCTTTGTCACCTTTAAGTCCAACTTCTACATTAATTTTCTTTAGTTTATTGCCATCAACCTTATATACAACAGTCTCGCCGTCAACAAATTTTAACGCTTCAATAGGTATAACTAATGCCCCTGGCTTAACCTTTGTTGTAATTCTTGAATGAACTGTCATATTTGGCTTAATAAGCTTTACATCATCTACAGGCACAGGAACAACTGCAACGTAATATACAATATTGCCTGAACTAATTGGTTGAGGCCATATTGTTTTAATTTCACTCTGTAACCATTTATTAGGCAGTGCTCCAACATAATAATTAACTTTACTTCCTTCGTGCACCTCTGTCACATCTGTTTCATCAATATATAGATATACTTCAAGTTTGGTGGGATCTATTAATGTAATAAGGTTTTCAGCGTTTAGTTGTGCTACCACTGTTTCACCTTCATGTCTTAAAACTTGAGCCACATAACCTGAGATTGGTGCATATATCTTTGTATATGATATAGCAATCTCAATAGTATTTATTTGTTCCTCTTGGGCTTTAATATTGGCTATTACACTAGCTTTTCTATCTTTAAATTCTTCCTTTAATCTTGCCAAGGTTGATTTTGTGACCTCATAGTCTGAAAGAGCAATATCCCTATTTGTTTTTGCCCTATCAACACTGTCTTGTGTTGTAAAATCCTTTTCCAATAATTTTTTCTCTCTTTCATAATTCTTCTTTGCATACTCTAAATTTGATTTATTTGCCATAAGTCGTGATTTAACCTCTTCAATCTGTAATGGATAAGTATTTTTTATCATCTCTAATTCCACATTCAATCTTTCCAATGTAGCCTTTGCATTTCTAAGGCTTGCCTGTAATTCCCTATCATCAATTAATGCAATAAGCTCTCCTTTTTCTACATAATCACCAACTTTATAGGGGAGTTTTTCTAAAGTACCAGAAGCCCTAGTTCCAACATTTATACTTGCTCCTACCTGTGTTCTAACAACCCCTGTTGCTTCAACGAAAGAGGTTATTGTTCCATACTCTGCCACAGCAACTTCCTCTATCTTTGCATCGCTAGAGGTATCTAAAAATAAAAACATCACAATCACTAATATTATAACTATTGTCACTATAATTAAATTTCTTCTATTTAACAAATTTCTAAGCATTATATTCACCATCTATTTAAAAATATTTAATTTATAAAATCTTCATATTAACTGCCCTCTCTAAAGAGCTAATTGCTATACTATAATTCATTTTTTGTTGAATTAGGGTTATCCTGCTTCTTGCATAATTAATCTCAGCTTGAAGCAAAGCTATTATATCACCTTTACCAACCCTATATTCATTTAACGCTTGTTCGTAGTTAATCTTACCCTCCCTTACTAAATGGATAGCAGTGTTGTAATTGGCATAGGACCTCTCT
This Deferribacterota bacterium DNA region includes the following protein-coding sequences:
- a CDS encoding efflux RND transporter periplasmic adaptor subunit, which gives rise to MVNIMLRNLLNRRNLIIVTIVIILVIVMFLFLDTSSDAKIEEVAVAEYGTITSFVEATGVVRTQVGASINVGTRASGTLEKLPYKVGDYVEKGELIALIDDRELQASLRNAKATLERLNVELEMIKNTYPLQIEEVKSRLMANKSNLEYAKKNYEREKKLLEKDFTTQDSVDRAKTNRDIALSDYEVTKSTLARLKEEFKDRKASVIANIKAQEEQINTIEIAISYTKIYAPISGYVAQVLRHEGETVVAQLNAENLITLIDPTKLEVYLYIDETDVTEVHEGSKVNYYVGALPNKWLQSEIKTIWPQPISSGNIVYYVAVVPVPVDDVKLIKPNMTVHSRITTKVKPGALVIPIEALKFVDGETVVYKVDGNKLKKINVEVGLKGDKEIEIVKGLEEGDKVAIKFELPED
- a CDS encoding ABC transporter ATP-binding protein; translation: MATNRLISISNIKKTYFLGEKKVEALKGVSLDINEGDFISIMGVSGSGKSTLLYILGLMDTMTDGEYFFMGQNVRDLPLEDLAGIRNSHIGFVFQQFHLIDYLSALENVLLPLIYSKKEVKEPYLHGKVLMDKLGLSNYYNNKPSELSGGEQQRVAVARALVNEPKIILADEPTGQLDLNTSKDLMNIFCDLNNEGKTIVLVTHDPDMAKYSKKIINIKDGMFIN